In the Candidatus Binatia bacterium genome, CGGTGAGCCCAACCCAGGCGCAGCCGGGTGCGCGGATTGTTGTACATGGTAGAGTGGCAAGCGGACATAGCGGTGTGCGGCTATGGTTCGATGACACTGGAGGGTGGGTTCCACTTGGCGACCTCCGTGTAGACGCATTGGGCGCCTTCGCGGCGACGGTGCGCATTCCCGAAAGCGCCGAGCCGGGAATGTACCGCATCTGCGCGGCGGCGGTCGACCCGGGCGTCGAAGGTCGCGACCTTGTGTGTGCTCCCTTGGCCCTAGAATCGGCGACGGCGTCACTCACGGTTCTCACGCTGGATGGCGGTGTGCCTCAACCAGGTGTGCGTGTGCACTTGCACGCCGCCAGCGGTGCAGTGGCGGCGAGTGCGGAGTCCGATGAGGTCGGCATCGCTGAGTTCTTGGCGGTAGCGGCGGGCGTGTACGATGTCCGCGCCGTGTGCGAGGACAACAGCTCTTGCTCCGCACGGCTTTACTTTCCCCCGTCCAAGATTGTCCTCGCTCCGGGGAGCAGGCGCGCGGTGGCTTTGCGGACAGTCACGCCGCCTCCGAGGAGCGAGATGGAGTGGGTTGGTGCTCTTGTTTTGCCTGCAGGACTGGTGGCGAGCACTCGGCCCCTGGCTCTGCCCTTCCTCGTCAGAGACCCGTGGGCGTTCCCGAGCCTCGAAGGGCTTGGACTCCCTCCGCTGATCGTTCGCTTTTGGGGAATCCCTAGTGCTCCGCCCGCGAGTAACCACCGGGCCGTGGATTTTCGGGTCGTAGGCACTCGCGGCTTACTGCTGGGGAGCACTGCACGACGGCCGCAGCCGGTGTACGCGCTCGACCCGGAATGGAATTTTCCCGCGTTCGTGGCTGATGTGAATCTTGGGTCTCTGCCCGGCGGCGAGGTGACCTTGGAGGTGCAACCGACGGGAGGCACGACGCGCTCGTTTCCGCTTGCGGGCGAGCCCCTCGCGCTTCGTTGGGGACCACCCGTGCGCAGTGGGGAGGGTGCGGTGGAGGCGACTGTGGACGACCATGTGTTGCAAGTGCAATTCGCGACCATAGCTCCGCGCCCGCAATGGACGTGGGACTTGGTCCTTCAACAGGGCGGAGGTCAAATGGTGCCATGGTCGGGCACAGTTTCCGTTGAGCTTGTGGAGTCGTGGGGTACGAAGCTGGATTGGCAAGGAACAGCGCGTGCACGCATGACTTCGACCCTGGCGGAGCGGCGGGCGGAGTCGAATCTGTCGCTTTCCTTGCTTCGCGGGGCACGATTGACGGGCGCGGCTTATCGGGTTGCGGGAAATCTGCAATGGGAACGGTGTTTCGATGTTCGGCAGCGGCCGGCGACAGCGACGTTGCCGCTCGAACTCTGCGAAAACTGCCCGCGCGAAGTGTTTGCCCGCGACTTTTCTTCGAGCACGTGCGTGGAAGCTCATGGCAGCCTGCAACTTGAGGTTGCCCCTAACCTTCACGCTAGCGGGCGATTCGCGTTGGAGTTCGCGCCGCTCGGTGTGCGGTCGTTGGAAGAACCAGCAGGACTGTGTCAGGTGCGATGGTGGGCGAAGCAAAGCTTGGGAGCGCGAGCTAGCGTATCCTACAATTCCAGCCGGTCCCCGGCGGTGTTCGTTCCAGAGGCGCCGTGTCTGGCGCTGAGCGAGCGCTGGATTGCCGGCGTGCAATGTGTTGGGAGGATGTTCGTTGGCCCGCAGCTGGATTTTATGGCCACCGCGCCGTGTGCACTGCCAGTGGCAACGGATCGCGCAAGTGCGTTCACGCAGAACCCAAACCCAGTTCTGGCTGTCGACGAATCCGGGTGGGCGTTGCTCCTCTCGGTCGCACCGGCGTCGACTCCCGCGGGAGCTCCTTCCACCGTGGCTTGGGAGATGCTTGGCGGCGCGCAAGCCGGGGAAACAGGGAGCCTCGGCGTGGGGAGCGGGTTTGTCGACCGGTCTGCATTGGCCTCGGTAGGTCCCGACCGAATGGTCGCCGTCTGGGTGGAGAGTGGCCTCCACCCGCAGGCTGCACTCGAGGCCGAACTTGGAGCCCTCAATGCGAGCGCGGAGTTGGCGACGGCGGAGTGGATAGATGGGGGCTGGAGCGCATCCAGATTGCTCACGCAGGACGACGTTGCCGACGGCCGGCCTGTGCTCGTGCGTGCACCGGAGGGCGCACTCTTGTTTTGGTTGCGCGCGGAACGGCCTCCGCTCGGCAGCGCTGCGGCCAGCGTGTTCTGGGGCCGCTACGGGCGGGGCACGGGTTGGCAGTTGGAAGGCCCGCTGTCGTCCGCCAGCGCGGGCACCATTCGAGATCTGGCTGCTGGTGAGTTGCAGGACGGCACGGTTGTGGTCGCCTGGTTGGAAGATCGCTCGAGCGGCGGAAGCGCCGTGCGGATTCGACATCGCAGTGGAGACACCTGGATGGCTCCCGAAGAGGTCGTTCTGCCGCGGGGGGTAAGGGCAACTCTGTTGCGATTTGTGGCGGGCGGCGCAAGGCCGGCGGTTTTGGTGCGCGCCCACCAGGAAGGAACGCGCGGGCCCGGCGGCGATCTCTATTGGGTGGAGCGAGGAACGCAGGGGTGGTCGACGCGCAAGCTGACGGAGGACCACAGCGTAGATGAGTTTTGGCCACTCGTGAGCGGCCTGAGAGTGTACGTGTTTTTCCGCAACACCGGTGGTGGCTCCCTGTCAGAGGGCAACGGCGACCTGTGGGCGATGACCATAAAGGACGCGGCACCCGAGGCGTTGGTACGATTAACTTCGGACGGCGCCGGCCACGTAAGCCCGGTAGCGGTACAACGCGGATCCGATGAGGTAGTGATTGCCGATGTGCACCAACGCGCCCCCACTGAACTCCCGCGGGTGGTCGTGCACCGTTGGCTTTTGCTTCCTGACTTGGCTCTGGAAGACGCTCGGTGGGAGCCGCCAACTGGCGCGGGAATTGGTGAGCGTCCACTGAGGGAAGGCAGGGCGCTGGTCGTGCGGATTGTGAATCAGGGGCTGATCGATAGCGGTTCCCCGTTTTCCGTGCGTTTACGCAGTGGCGAGGGAGTGGTGGGCGAGGCGCACGTGAGCACACCCCTCGCGCCAGGGGCTGCCACGGAGATCACGCTGAATCCTGGGCCCAGCAGCGCGGCTCAACAGTTCGTGGTCGTGGTCGACGAAGAGAATCGGGTGGCGGAGTCGGAAAAGGGGAACAATGTGTTGCGTGTCGACACCCGTCCTGAAGCGCCCCAGTGGGTGGGGTACAGCGCGGATGAATCGTCCGGCGATGTGGTGCTCCAATGGCTCGAGGTGGGCGATGCCGCGCAGTACCGGGTGTATCGTGCCAACGACCGCGGGCAGCCGTTTGAGCTGTGGACGGCGACGCTTGCCCCCGAACTACGAGATCCAGGTGCACTGCTCTTGGGCCGCCAGCTGTCGTACCGCATTACTGCCGTCGACGAATTTGGCCGGGAATCGGAGCCGAGCAGCGCAATCGTTGTGGATGGACTGGTGGCACCGCGTCCTTGCACGGGTGATTGCAATGGTGACGGCGTTGTGACCATCGATGAGCTCTTGCTAGGGGTGAACATTGCCCTGGAGGTCAGGGCGTTGGATGCCTGTCCGTACTTCGACGTGACTGCGGACGGCGCCGTCACGGTCGACGAACTCCTCCTCGCCGTAGGCAACGCTTTGAGTGGATGTCCCTGAACCGTCCTGAACCGTCTGAACCCTCGTCGCTGAACCCTCCCGTGTGGCGGACCTGGACCCATCGAGCGGGTCACTGCTCTTCGACACCGGGCAGTGGGGCACACAAGGTGCGCACGAGCAAAGAAGGAAAGAAAAGAGGCCGCCCAGCATCCGCGTTAGGTCGATGGGGTTTTAGCCTCGCGATCATCGCGCGTTCCGCTTGAGGTTCGCGGGTTTTCGCTGTTAAACGGCGGCTGCAATGGTGAGAACACTGGGGCGCCGGGTGGCAGCGCTAGATCCCCGCCGGCTTTGGCAACTGTGGAACAACGTGCGTTTGGGCTGGCGGTTGCTGCGCGATGGGCGCGTGGGCTGGTTGCCTAAGGCCGTGTTCGTCGGCGCGATTGTATACGTGTTTCTGCCGCTCGATTTGTTGCCGGACACGTTGCCGCTTGTGGGGCAAGTTGACGACCTGCTCTTGCTTCTGTTTGCCTGGAAGTTGTTTTTGGCACTCTGCCCACCCCAAGTTGTCGAAGAGCATGCCCGGCAAATCGCCCGCGAGCTACTCGCGCAGTGAAGGGGCGCCGAAAGCGTGGCGTGCTCATGCAACCCTTCGCACGGGAGTGGTTGTGCGGTCCGTAGGTGGAAAAGCCTTCCGTATAGAGCGAGTGTGCCCCGCATGTCAGGGCACACTCGCCGCGTTCCCGTGTGCCCCGCGCGGACTCGTGCTCGTTCGCAACCCGCGTCGATGATTGTCCGAGCGTCCGTGACTTCTCGCTCTGCGGGCTCGTGCGAGTACCTTTCGGAGCCGACTCGGCGTCCCCCAAGGTCGGACCGATCGGCTCGGGCGAGGGCAAGCCGTACCTCTTACCAGGGCAGGCAGAGTGTGCTTCAAATGGCCGTGCCTGACGATGCGCTCGGGCTTAGTGGAGAAACTTGCCCAGCCGGTCGAACTTCGAGCCTGACCAGTAGATGAAGGTTGCTTTGCCTTTGATCGCCTTCTCGTCGGCAAAGCCCCAATAACGGCTGTCCAAGCTCTCGTCGCGGTTGTCACCCATCACGAAGAATTTGCCTGGCGGCACCACGACTGGTCCGAAGTTATCTCGCGGTACTGCGTGAACCTCGTTGGGGTACTTATAGTGTGCCCAAGGCTCTTCAACGGGTTCGTCGTTAATGAACAGCCGCTTCTGCCGCATCTCCACCTTGTCCCCTGCCACGGCAACCACTCTCTTAATCAAGTCCGTTTTCCCGTCGTTCGGCGAAACGAAGACGACAATGTCGCCCCGCCTCGGGTGTGACCACTGCGTGATCGGGATCACGATGCCAGTGAACGGCACGTCCACATGGAAACCGTAGGCGAGCTTGTTCACGAATAAGTGATCGCCGATTTGAATCGTGGGGAGCATCGAGCCAGACGGCACCCAAAATGCCTCCACCACCGTGGCCCGAATTGCCAGCGCCACGAGCAGTGCCAGCGCCAGAGATTCGATATTCTGCCGCAGGCGGGATTTTCTCGGTTGGATTGCTTCGGAGGCTGTAGTCGGCCGACGTGCTTGTCCCATAAAACGCCCCTACCATGGAGTTCGAAGTTCGTAGCGTCAAGGTCTGGCGAGGTCCTGTTCGGCACGGCGGTCGCGCTTAGACACTCCCGGGCTGCCCACAAGGTAAAAGCGCAGCGGCAGATCCGCAGCCAAACGCACCCCAATCCGGGTACTGGTGACGATCTTCTCTTCCGGCCGCACGAATCCGGGTTCGACCCAAATGTGCGGATCCCGCACTAGGTCGCGCCCGTTGTCGGCCCGAGTGAGGTGGAGCGCACGTGCGAGCAGTGCCGGACCGTTCGCGCGCTCGATCTCATCTAGGCCGCGGAGTAGCACTGCCCCAGCCGTGCCTTCGGGTTCGGTGACGATGTTGACGCAATGGTGCATGCCGTAGGTTAAGTACACGTAGAGAAGGCCCGGGCGCCCGAACATCACCGCATTGCGTTTGGTGCGCTTGCCGTTGGCCGCGTGGGAGGCAGCGTCTTGCGTGTAGGCCTCGGTTTCTACGATGCGACCGCGGTAAATCCGGCCATGAATCCGGTGGCAGAGAAAGCACCCGAGGAGCCTTTTGGCGACTTCCTCGGTGGATCCTTCAAAATCGTGCCGGCCGAGTCGCTTCTTCACAGCGCAACTGGACGTGGCCACCACGCGCCTTCAGGTTGGTGGATGTGCGCCGTGTCTCCCCAACGGCCGGCGATTTGTGTGCCGCACTTTGGGCAGTAGCCGTCGCGGAGATCCACTCGCAAAATGCGGTAGCCATGGCGCGCGACCACCGTATGCCGGCATTGCGGGCAGCGGGTATTTTCGTATTCTCCCACCGCCCCGGGTACGTTGCCGACGTACACGTAGCGAAGGCCGGCTTCCTCACCGAGGCGCGCGGCGAACAACAGCTTTTCCACCGTGGTCGCATCCCGATCGGTCATTTTGTAGTCTGGGTGAAACGCTGTGACATGCCATGGGATGTCGGGCGACACGCTGGCAAGGAACTCGGTGAGGGCCCGTAATTCCTGTGGCGAGTCATTGAAGCCTGGCACCAACAGGGTCACGACTTCGACCCAGAACCCGAGCTCCACCAAGTCACGAATGGTGCGCTTCACGGTTTCCAGCAAACCGCCGAGCTTCCGGTAGTGGCGGTCATCGAAGCCTTTGAGGTCCACCTTGTAAAGGTCCACCCACGGTCGCAGAAAGGCGAGCACCTCGGGGGTGGCGTTCCCGTTGGACACGTACGAGGTGACGAGCCCTGCGGCGCGGGCGTGGCGGAAAATTTCCACGGCCCATTCCGAGGTAATTAAGGGTTCGTTGTAGGTGCTGGTCACAATTTTTGCCCCGTACTTCCGAGCGAGGCGCACAATATCTTCTGGCCCCACTCGTTGGGGAATTACGCCTGCCACTGGGTCGCGCAGCGCTTGCGAGGTGATCCAGTTCTGGCAGTAGGAGCAGTGGTAGTCGCAGCCCAGCATGCCAAAGCTGAGCGCAAGCGAGCCAGGGTAGGCGTGGAAGAAGGGCTTTTTTTCCACGGGATCGCACTGGAGTCCGGCCACGTAGCCCCACGGCACATATAGCTCGCCTCCCTGATTGCGGCGCACTTTGCAAATGCCGATCTTCCCCTCGGGTAAGTAGCAACGGTGCCCGCAGGCAAGGCAACGGAGCGCCTTGTCCGGCAGCCGCTCCACTAGCTCTGCACGGGGTCTGCTCAGCTCTTCGAGCAATGCTTGTAAACTTGACGGCGTAGGCGCTTGGCGAGCCACGACGCAGAACTATAGTGCGCTGCCTGCCCGACAACAATTGGGCCAGTGGAGCCCTGAGTGCGTGTGGAGGCCACCGAAGGGGCGGTGACATCGGACCAGACCCTATGCTTTAAGCGAATGCATGTGGCGTTTAGTGCGGGTGGCAGTTGTCTTCGTGGTTGCCGGAGCTGTGGGTGTGTGGTGGCTTTGGCAAGAGCGGGAGCAAGAGCGCGAGACGGCCATCCGTGGCTCGGGGATCGTCGAGGCAACGGAAGTCGATGTTGCCTTTGAAGTGCCGGGGACGATCATCGCCCGATTTGTCGATGAGGGGGCCATGGTCGACAAAGGGGAACCGATCGCGCAGTTGGACGAGAGAGAATTCCGCTTGCAGGTCGAGCGGGCGCAGGCTGCGAAAGCGGCAGCGGAAGCACGCTACGCCCTATTGACCCGAGGCGCGCGAGGGCAGGAAGTGGACCAGGCGTTAGCCGCATTAGAGTCTGCAGAGGCCGAGCTCCGCATGCGCGAGCGCGACTTCACTCGGGTGGACGAGCTGTTTCGCCAAGGAATAGCCGCACAGGCGGAATGGGATCGGGTACGTGCCGCACTGAACGCGGCTCAAGCGGCGCGGGATGCAGCGCGCGCCCGGTTGGACATGCTCAAGGAAGGTTTCCGCACCGAGGAGATCGAAGAGGGAAGGGCCCGGCTACGCGAAGCCGAAAAGGCTCTGGCGATCGCCGAGCTGAACTTGGCTCGCTGCCAGCTTTATGCACCGATTGCTGGCCGGGTGCTCTCGAGAAATCGGGAGGTGGGTGAAACCGTCATGGCCGGAACCCCGATTGTCACCATGGGTGATCTCTCCCGCCCGTGGGTGAATCTGTATGTGAGCGAACGGGATTTGGGTCGCGTGCGCTTGGGCATGCGGGCCATGGTTTATGTAGATGCCTACCCCAATCGGCCGTTCGAAGGGAAAGTAGTGTACGTATCGGACAAATCAGAGTTCACGCCGAAGAACATCCAAACGCAAAACGAACGAGTGAAGCTTGTGTATCGCGTTAAGATTGAAGTCGAGAATCCGGAGGGAATTTTGAAGCCGGGCATGCCCGCCGATGCGGTGATTCCCTTGGACCAAGTGGAGCAACATGCCTCTCCGCGATGAGCAGCGGCGGTGAATTTGCCATTGAGGTCGAGCGACTGGGAAAAGTGTACCCAGGAGGCACGCGGGCACTGGCAGACGTGAGCTTCCTGGTGCGCCGGGGGGAGCTGTTCGCCCTGGTCGGGCCCGATGGCGCGGGCAAAACGACGCTCCTCCGTACCATTGTGGGCTTGGTGGCGCCAAGCGAGGGGCGGGTGCGGATCGATGGTGTCGATGTCGTGGGCAACCCGGCGTTGGCGAAAAGTCGCATTGGCTACATGTCGCAGCGCTTCAGTTTGTCCGAAACGCTGACGGTGGCCGAGAATTTACTCTACGTTGCGGAGATCTGGCATGTGCCGCCCGGGCAGCGGCGGGAGCGGGTGTCGCGCCTGTTGCGTTTTAGTCGACTGGAGCCCTTCCAGGATCGCTTGGCGCGCAATCTCTCCGGAGGCATGAAGCAAAAGCTCAGCTTGTGTGCCGCGCTGATCCACCAACCACAAATTTTGGTGCTGGATGAGCCGACGATTGGTGTCGACCCGATTTCGAGGCGCGAATTTTGGCTGATTTTGTACGAGCTCTTGCAGGCCGGCTCGACCATCCTCCTTTCCACGCCGTATATGGATGAGGCAGAGCGGTGTACGCGGGTGGGCTTTCTTCTCGGCGGGCGCTTGATGGCAACCGGCACACCGAGCGAGCTGCGGGCGAGCTCGCCGACAGTCGTCTTGGATCTTCACTGTGCGGATGCCCGCCGAGCAAGGAGGAGACTAGCGCAAGATTTGCGCTTCCCCGAGGTGGCGCCCTTCGGAGAGCACTTGCACATACCGATGCCCCGAAATGATCCTAACCCGGCGGCCTGGGTGCGGGCGGCGGAGCAGTTGGGTGTGGTTGTACGGGAGTGGCGCGTGCGGGAACCGTCGTTGGAGGACGTGTTCTTGCAGCTCGCGGCCGCCGGGACGGAAGGGGAAAGGGCTGTGGCGAATGCGGGCACAACCAGCTCCGGTTAGAAGCAGCCAAGCAACGCTGCGTTCACCGCCGCAATAATCTCGTTCACGGTGATGATACCGTCCCTGTCGGCGTCGCCTGCGCGGCAAGTGCTGGTCGGTGCCTGTCCCAGCGCGATGTTGACCATGGCTAAGATGTTGTCGACGGTTACCGCTCCATCACCATCGCAATCACCGACGCATTGCGTGGGCGAGGGCGTGGGCGTGGCAGCTACCGTCGGGGTGGGCGTGGGAAAACTTCCCATGCCTTGGCAACTTCCTGTCAGGCAGTCCGCATCGTCCACGCATGGGTAGCCGTCGTCGCATCTTCGGCCAACGGGCCAACAAACTGCGCCCTCACAATGCTCGTTGCGCAAGCACGCAAACCCTTTGAGCGGACCGTCCAAGCAGATCTTTTGTGTCGGCGTACACGGACTCCCGTCAGAGCAATTGAAGGCCGGGTCGCAACACTGCCCGCTCAGCGGACCGGCAAGGCAGGTGCCCAGTACCGGGTCGGTCGCGCAGGCAAGTGTGGCACTGCAGGTAGAGAGGGGGCAGTCGCAGTCGAGGCCGTCGTCGGTGCCACCGTCGCAGATGCCCTGGACGTTGACGCATGCCCCGCCCGGGCAATCGGCGGCCTGGACGCAAGCTTCACCATCGCGGGAACCGGCGGAGCAAAGGTTTTGCGAGTGCGCGGGGTAGGGCTGCTGAAGAAGCGCGGCAGCGAGGAGCAAACCTAAAGAACGGCGGCTTTTCATGGGGGCTTCCTTCTGCGACCCGCACCATCGTGCGGGATTCCGAAAGAGTCAATGGAGAAAGGCGCAGTCCCACGCCCCTTGCACCAAACGGCCCCTTTCAGCAATGGATGGGGTCGTGTTGAAAGGAGGTAGGTCACCATGGCAGCGACACCGTCGAAAATGGTTCCCCTGGGTACGAAGGCTCCCTACTTCCGCTTGCCGGACCCGAGCGGGAAGTACTACTCGCTCGACGATTTTGCGGACAAGCCAGCGTTGCTGGTCATGTTCATTTGTAACCACTGCCCTTACGTGAAGCATATCCGTTCGGCGCTGGCGCAATTCGCGCGCGAGTACATCCCTAAGGGACTCGCCATTGTGGCCATCAATTCGAACGACATTTCGCAGTACCCAGAGGACAGCCCGGAAAAGATGGCCGAAGAAGCCAGAGAGGCGGGGTATATCTTTCCCTACTTGTTTGATGAAACCCAGGAAGTGGCGAAAGCGTACGGCGCAGCATGCACGCCGGATTTTTTCCTGTTCGATCGCGAACGGAAGCTCGTGTATCGAGGGCAGTTCGACGACAGCCGCCCCGGCACGGCGCTGCCACCGACTGGTGCAGATCTGCGAGAAGCGGTCGATGCGGTTTTGGAGGGCCGCCCGGTGCCGACCAACCAGAAGCCCAGCTTAGGCTGCAATATCAAGTGGAAGGCGACCGCAGCAGCCTAAAACCGGTCGGAGATCCAATATACGGTAGACTCGGGCGGAAACAACTCTTGCCACAACTCCATTCGTTGTAGCGCGGCAGTCGTAACTCCCAGTTTGGCAGCGAACTGCTCGGGCGAGACCACGCGCCACATCCAGAAGACATCGTCGATGCGGCTCCCTACCAAGCCGTGTTGCTCCAGTTGTTGGAGCAGCGCGGGATCGTGTGCGAGCTGAACGAGCATGCCCGGGTAGTTTTGGCTGCCCTCGGCCTGGTGCTGCAGAAGCAAGGCGACTAGGGATTCGAGGTGTCCGGCACGGCAGCCGTATTCACTGACCACGTAGAAATCCCACAGATTGGTTGCGCGAGCGTAGGCGACAACTTCGCCGTTTTGCTCGGCGACGAGGAAGCGCTCGCTGGGATTGCCTGCGTAGCGCAACTGACCCGCCCAATACGCGGGGTTGCGGAGAGTGGGGCCGCGAAAGCGCGAGCTGTAGCCATCGTAGATCTGCTGCACGGCGGGTAGGTCCGACGCGGTAAACGGCCGCAGGTTGTAGCGGGGGATTTCTCGGCAGGGGCCACTCGGGGGAAAGTAGAACAAGTACCGCAGGTGACTCCGATACCCGAGCCGAGCGTAAAACGCGATCCGCACCGCAAACAGCAGGGAGACGTCGAAGCCGTGCCGGGGAAGTTGGGCGATGCCGAATTCGAGTAGTCGCGATGCAATGCTGCGGCCGCGATAGGCGGGCGTCGTAAACACGTTCCCGACCCCGGCAACGTCCAGCACGGCGCTGTCCAAAC is a window encoding:
- a CDS encoding DNA-3-methyladenine glycosylase; its protein translation is MKKRLGRHDFEGSTEEVAKRLLGCFLCHRIHGRIYRGRIVETEAYTQDAASHAANGKRTKRNAVMFGRPGLLYVYLTYGMHHCVNIVTEPEGTAGAVLLRGLDEIERANGPALLARALHLTRADNGRDLVRDPHIWVEPGFVRPEEKIVTSTRIGVRLAADLPLRFYLVGSPGVSKRDRRAEQDLARP
- the amrS gene encoding AmmeMemoRadiSam system radical SAM enzyme, which produces MARQAPTPSSLQALLEELSRPRAELVERLPDKALRCLACGHRCYLPEGKIGICKVRRNQGGELYVPWGYVAGLQCDPVEKKPFFHAYPGSLALSFGMLGCDYHCSYCQNWITSQALRDPVAGVIPQRVGPEDIVRLARKYGAKIVTSTYNEPLITSEWAVEIFRHARAAGLVTSYVSNGNATPEVLAFLRPWVDLYKVDLKGFDDRHYRKLGGLLETVKRTIRDLVELGFWVEVVTLLVPGFNDSPQELRALTEFLASVSPDIPWHVTAFHPDYKMTDRDATTVEKLLFAARLGEEAGLRYVYVGNVPGAVGEYENTRCPQCRHTVVARHGYRILRVDLRDGYCPKCGTQIAGRWGDTAHIHQPEGAWWPRPVAL
- a CDS encoding ABC transporter ATP-binding protein, whose product is MSSGGEFAIEVERLGKVYPGGTRALADVSFLVRRGELFALVGPDGAGKTTLLRTIVGLVAPSEGRVRIDGVDVVGNPALAKSRIGYMSQRFSLSETLTVAENLLYVAEIWHVPPGQRRERVSRLLRFSRLEPFQDRLARNLSGGMKQKLSLCAALIHQPQILVLDEPTIGVDPISRREFWLILYELLQAGSTILLSTPYMDEAERCTRVGFLLGGRLMATGTPSELRASSPTVVLDLHCADARRARRRLAQDLRFPEVAPFGEHLHIPMPRNDPNPAAWVRAAEQLGVVVREWRVREPSLEDVFLQLAAAGTEGERAVANAGTTSSG
- a CDS encoding efflux RND transporter periplasmic adaptor subunit, translated to MWRLVRVAVVFVVAGAVGVWWLWQEREQERETAIRGSGIVEATEVDVAFEVPGTIIARFVDEGAMVDKGEPIAQLDEREFRLQVERAQAAKAAAEARYALLTRGARGQEVDQALAALESAEAELRMRERDFTRVDELFRQGIAAQAEWDRVRAALNAAQAARDAARARLDMLKEGFRTEEIEEGRARLREAEKALAIAELNLARCQLYAPIAGRVLSRNREVGETVMAGTPIVTMGDLSRPWVNLYVSERDLGRVRLGMRAMVYVDAYPNRPFEGKVVYVSDKSEFTPKNIQTQNERVKLVYRVKIEVENPEGILKPGMPADAVIPLDQVEQHASPR
- the lepB gene encoding signal peptidase I, which produces MGQARRPTTASEAIQPRKSRLRQNIESLALALLVALAIRATVVEAFWVPSGSMLPTIQIGDHLFVNKLAYGFHVDVPFTGIVIPITQWSHPRRGDIVVFVSPNDGKTDLIKRVVAVAGDKVEMRQKRLFINDEPVEEPWAHYKYPNEVHAVPRDNFGPVVVPPGKFFVMGDNRDESLDSRYWGFADEKAIKGKATFIYWSGSKFDRLGKFLH
- a CDS encoding GNAT family N-acetyltransferase, which gives rise to MSDVVLRTIDPNERDAVLDLLAEWYNDREFFARYLLHDPTFTPDLCFVAEVEGKLISTFQVFRKQIRLDSAVLDVAGVGNVFTTPAYRGRSIASRLLEFGIAQLPRHGFDVSLLFAVRIAFYARLGYRSHLRYLFYFPPSGPCREIPRYNLRPFTASDLPAVQQIYDGYSSRFRGPTLRNPAYWAGQLRYAGNPSERFLVAEQNGEVVAYARATNLWDFYVVSEYGCRAGHLESLVALLLQHQAEGSQNYPGMLVQLAHDPALLQQLEQHGLVGSRIDDVFWMWRVVSPEQFAAKLGVTTAALQRMELWQELFPPESTVYWISDRF
- a CDS encoding thioredoxin family protein, translated to MAATPSKMVPLGTKAPYFRLPDPSGKYYSLDDFADKPALLVMFICNHCPYVKHIRSALAQFAREYIPKGLAIVAINSNDISQYPEDSPEKMAEEAREAGYIFPYLFDETQEVAKAYGAACTPDFFLFDRERKLVYRGQFDDSRPGTALPPTGADLREAVDAVLEGRPVPTNQKPSLGCNIKWKATAAA
- a CDS encoding DUF1232 domain-containing protein; translated protein: MVRTLGRRVAALDPRRLWQLWNNVRLGWRLLRDGRVGWLPKAVFVGAIVYVFLPLDLLPDTLPLVGQVDDLLLLLFAWKLFLALCPPQVVEEHARQIARELLAQ